The nucleotide window GGACATGGGCCTGATCGTCGATCTCGGCCGCTGGATTTTGCGCAAGGCCTGCATGGAATGCATGAAGTGGCCGGAAGGCGTCAGCGTCGCCGTCAACTTCTCGCCGCAGCAATTTCATCAACGCGACGTGCTGAGCGAAGTACGCTACGCGCTCGAGGTCTCCGGCCTGCCGGCGAACCGGCTCGAAATCGAGATCACCGAATCCTCGCTGCTGCGTAACACGCAGTTGACGCACGACGTGCTGTCGCAATTACATTCGCTCGGCGTGCGGATCTCGCTCGACGACTTCGGCACCGGCTATTCGAGCCTCAGCTACCTGCACAACTTCCCCTTGCAGAAGGTGAAGATCGACCGGTCCTTCCTGGAGGGGATCGACAGCGACCGTCCGCTGACGCTGCTCCGCGGCGTGGCGCGGCTGTCGGCCGACCTTGGAATGTCCGTCGTGGTGGAGGGAGTCGAGACCAACGAGCAGCTCGAGCTGATCAGCGCCGACGGCGCGGTAACCGAGGCGCAGGGCTATCTGTTCAGCCCGCCGGTGCCCGCGGTGCGGGTTCGCCAACTTCTGAATGCCTCGCACGGCCGCCGCCCGCCGGACGGACATCTGGTGTCCGTCGCCTCTCGGTCCATCGCATAAACTCCGTGAAAATACGGAGCGGCTCTTAACCCTAAGATTGTGATCCCTTTGCACGGCCGTTAAGAAGATGTTAATCTTTTGCCGTGCCCGCGGAAGTTGTTTGGTATTTGTATGGCGGTGCCGGGAGTAATGAATGAGAGCCGCCGCCAAAGTAACCGCGTTATTTCCTGAGCGCAGCCCGGACCACCCCCTCGAATTCGTAGATTACCGTCTCGCCGAGACTCCTGAAGAGAAGGACGAGATCTATCGTCTGAGATACCGGGCTTACCTGCGCGAGGGCGCGATCCTGCCCTCGGAGTCCAAGCGCGTTACCGATCGCTACGATGACGAGCCGAACAATTTCACCTTCGGCGTCTACTATCGCGACGAGCTCTACAGCTCGATCCGTATCAGCGTGCTCTGCGGCGAGTGGCGCGGGTCGCCGTCGTCGGAAATGTTCGCCGATCTTCTGCACCCTGAGCTCGATCGCGGCAAAATCATCATCGACCCCACGCGGTTTGTGGCCGATCCCGACAAGGCCCGCGTATTTCCAGAACTACCATACGTGACCGTGCGGCTTGGTTACGTCGCCTGCGGCCATTTCAACGCCGATATCGGGCTTGCCAACGTTCGCCCCGAGCACCGCGCCTTCTATCGCAAGGTGTTCCTGCAGGAACCGCTGGGCGAGCCGAAACTGTTTCCCGGCCTCATCAAGCCGGTCGGCCTGATGGCGGCCAACTATCGCGAGATCCGCGAGCGGGTATTCCAGCGCTTCCCGTTCATGCGCTCCAGCGCGTTCGAGCGGCGGACGCTATTCCAGCGCTCCGGCGAACGTCACACTTCCTCGCGCGGGGCTGTCAGCTCCTTCGAGCGCGCCTCGATCGTCTCGAATTCCTGAGCGGCCGAATCGCCAGGGGTCCAGACCTGGCCAGTCGGCCAGCGCGCCGGGGTATTCTCCTCGCAAAGCCCCCGATAATCGTCTGCGGCCGTTGCTTCTTCCCCACGCCCGCGCTCATTTTGGGTGATTTCGGCCCTGTGCGCACTTGCCTTCACCCTCGCGCCACATTTACAAATCATTAACTATCGCGGTCGCTTTTCACGGTTTGTCGGCATTTGATCGGGTCTGGCAAGGTTCCATCAAGGTTGACGGAACGTTCGCTTAACCATCGACCTGTAGACCGGATAACAGTCGAAAAACGTGAGCGTTGGAGGCTCCGGAATGAAATACCAGATGCGTATCCTCCAGGGATGGAAGCTGGCGGCTGTGGTCGCTGTGGCGCTGTCGATGGGCGCCTGCGCCAAGAACAACGTCGGCGCCGATGGCGCGATGGCCAGCGCGGCAACCCCGGGTAGCCAGCAGGACTTCGTGGTCAATGTCGGCGACCGCGTGTTCTTCGAGAGCGACCAGACCGATCTGAGCCCGCAGGCGATCGCCACGCTGGAGAAGCAGGCGCAGTGGCTGCAGACCTACAACCGCTATTCCTTCACCATCGAAGGCCATGCCGACGAGCGCGGCACCCGCGAATACAACATTGCACTCGGCGCACGGCGCGCCCAGTCGGTGCGCAGCTATCTCGCGTCGCGCGGTATCGACCCGAATCGCATGCGCACGATCTCCTACGGCAAGGAGCGCCCGGTGGCGGTCTGTAACGACATCTCCTGCTGGTCGCAGAACCGCCGCGCCGTCACGGTGCTGAACGCCGGCGCCTGACGATTCGACCTTGCAGCATTTCAAAGCCGGCGCCCTCGGGCGCCGGTTTTATTTTGGGCGGGCGATGAAATCGCGGATCACGGCCATGGCGCGCTCCGGCGCGTCCTGCATCACGCCGTGTCCGCAATCCGCAAACCGTTCGAACTGCACGAGATGCGCGGGCAGGGCGGCGGCGATATCCGCCTGGCTCTCGATCGGGTGCATCGGATCGTCCTCGCCGCCGAGCACGAGTGTTGGGCAGCGGACGCGGCCAAGGTCCGGGAACATGTCGAACGCGTCGCTCTCGCCGCCAGGTCTGGCGAACCAGTGCAGCCCCACCGCAGGGCGATTGACCGCGCGGCGCGCCATGTTCGGATCGCGCGGCCGGCGCGTATAGGCGGGCAAAGCGAGGCGCAGCCAGGCCACCCGCGCCGCCTCATCCCAAGGCAGCTCAGGTTGCAAAAACCGGCGGCGTGCCAGCGCACCGGCTTCCGGCCCGCCGAAGCGCTCGAACAGCGCGACGCGACGTTCCCGATAGGAACCGCCGGCAGCCTCCGTGCTGATGAGGATCAATCGCGAAGGGTGATCCGGATGACGCGTCGCATAGCTTAATGCGACCGTGCCGCCGAACGAGGCGCCCAAGACGATCGGATCGACGATGCCAAGGGCCTCGCAGAATGCGTGCACGTCGTCGCCCCACTGCGCCAGGGTCCAGCGCTCGCGCGGGCCGTCCTCGCTGCGGCCGTTGCCGCGGTGGTCGAGGTAGACGATCTGGGCGATGTCAGACAGGGCGGAGTAGGCGGGCCGGTAGATCGAGTGGTCGGCGCCAGGACCGCCATGCAGCATCAAGAGCACTGGCTTTTCCCGCATCATGGGGCCGTCGGGGACGAATTTCGTGCCCTCGACGTCGAAGAACAGCCGCACCCCGTTCACGGACACGTGCATCGGCGGGTCTCCCTCGATTTGTGAACGGTCCGGCCGCATCGGGCGGCTTGTCTTGGAGGGGATACTAAACCATACCGGGATGCAGCGAACCGATTCGGAAATGCCAGTCACAATTCTGGCGTACTCCCTCTCTCAATGTGTTCTGCTTTCGTTTGACACGGGATTTCGTCGTCAGGGCAAGATGTCATCCAGATTCCTCAATGCTGCCGGCGCCGCGGCGATTGCCGCGATGCTGGCTTTGTCTGTGCAGCCCTCGGTCGCACAGATCACGTTCCCGTGGGAGCGTTCCCCGCAAGGCTCTCC belongs to Bradyrhizobium icense and includes:
- a CDS encoding N-acyl amino acid synthase FeeM domain-containing protein; protein product: MRAAAKVTALFPERSPDHPLEFVDYRLAETPEEKDEIYRLRYRAYLREGAILPSESKRVTDRYDDEPNNFTFGVYYRDELYSSIRISVLCGEWRGSPSSEMFADLLHPELDRGKIIIDPTRFVADPDKARVFPELPYVTVRLGYVACGHFNADIGLANVRPEHRAFYRKVFLQEPLGEPKLFPGLIKPVGLMAANYREIRERVFQRFPFMRSSAFERRTLFQRSGERHTSSRGAVSSFERASIVSNS
- the pal gene encoding peptidoglycan-associated lipoprotein Pal, producing MKYQMRILQGWKLAAVVAVALSMGACAKNNVGADGAMASAATPGSQQDFVVNVGDRVFFESDQTDLSPQAIATLEKQAQWLQTYNRYSFTIEGHADERGTREYNIALGARRAQSVRSYLASRGIDPNRMRTISYGKERPVAVCNDISCWSQNRRAVTVLNAGA
- a CDS encoding alpha/beta fold hydrolase, giving the protein MTGISESVRCIPVWFSIPSKTSRPMRPDRSQIEGDPPMHVSVNGVRLFFDVEGTKFVPDGPMMREKPVLLMLHGGPGADHSIYRPAYSALSDIAQIVYLDHRGNGRSEDGPRERWTLAQWGDDVHAFCEALGIVDPIVLGASFGGTVALSYATRHPDHPSRLILISTEAAGGSYRERRVALFERFGGPEAGALARRRFLQPELPWDEAARVAWLRLALPAYTRRPRDPNMARRAVNRPAVGLHWFARPGGESDAFDMFPDLGRVRCPTLVLGGEDDPMHPIESQADIAAALPAHLVQFERFADCGHGVMQDAPERAMAVIRDFIARPK